In Patescibacteria group bacterium, the DNA window TAATTTAAAAACCGTCGTGTTCATTATGGTGGACTCGGCGGTTCTTTTTATCTAAGTATTTTGTTCCACTTTTTGAAATATAGGAATCAGAAAAATATTTAACTTTTTACAAGCACTGCGATATATCGTAATATCGTAATATCGTAGTGACATAATTTTACCTCAAACAAAAAAACCGCCATCCCAGCGGTTTTTATTAGAATTATTCGAGTTAATTTGAGATAATTTGAGTAAATTTTAAAATCCGTGATCCGCGTCCATCCGTAGTCATCAGTGGCTATCCGTCATTCCATTATCTTCTCTTTTACCTTCATCAGCGTAATCAAAACCCCCCGTTCCTGTTCTGCTAATTTGGATTCAATGTATTTTATCGTCTCTTTTATATTCGGGATAAAAACATATTCAAGCGCGTTCACTCGCCTTCGCGTCTTTTCAATTTCCCCAGCGAGTAGCCGGGCCGAATGTTCAATTTCCGCCAGCTTCACCATATCAGCCAATGCCTCGGAAAAAATTCCCAAAGAAGTATCTAGGTCAGATGGCGTTGAAAGCAGGGAATAGCAAATCGGGTCGCCCTCTTCATTATAAGTGAATTGCGGTATATTTACACTCATCACATTTTTTGTCGTGGCCTCAAGTGTGATTTTTTTGCTAGGCACAGCCAAGGCCTCGTTCATCATCTTTGGCTGCATGTCAGCCGAAGCGAAAACAAAGGACTTAAAACCTTGTCCAAGTGTTGCTTCAACTCGAGCTCGGCATTCTTTAACTTTTCGCACAATCGTCATAAACTCTTTCATCAATCCATCGCGCTTGTCTTTTAATAATTTGTATCCTCTTTCCGCAGTCTTGAGCCGTCTTTTCAACTTGAGCAACTCCATGCGGGTGGGATTTATGTTTAGTTTCATAAATTAGTCATTGGTCACTAGTCACTCGTCACTAGGGCGACCGTCACCGTCGTCATGGTCGTCCCTAGTGACGAGTGACTAGTGACTAGTGACACTTTTTTAGTGATTTGTGAAATTTGTGTGCCTATTCGTGCTGATTCGTTTTGAGATACTTCTCGATATGCTCTTCTTTTACCCTTTTCAATTCTTCCCTTGGCAAAATACTCAACAATTTCCAGCCAATCGTCAAAGTTTCTTCAATCGTCCGGTCTTCATTTTTGCCTTGCCTAACGAACTTATCTTCAAATTCATTGGCAAATTTTAAATACTTTTTATCTGTGTCAGATAATGCCGCTTCGCCAAGTATTACTGCTAATTCCCGCGCTTCTTTCCCTTGGGCATAGGCCGAGAAAAGCTGGTTCAAAACTCCGCTATGATCTTCCCGCGTTTTTCCTTCGCCAATGCCTTTGTCTTTTAGCCGCGACAAACTTGGCAACACATCAACTGGCGGATAAATTCCCTGTTTGTCCAATTCTCGTGAAATCATAATTTGGCCCTCCGTGATATAACCAGTCAAATCTGGGATTGGATGAGTTTTATCGTCTTCCGGCATTGTTAAAATCGGGATTTGGGTGATTGAGCCCTTCTTGCCCTTTACTCGTCCGGCTCGCTCGTAAATCGTGGAAAGGTCAGTATATAAGTAACCAGGATAACCGCGCCGGCCAGGAATTTCTTTTCTCGCGGCTCCAATCTCCCGCAAGGCCTCACAGTAATTAGTTAGGTCTGTTAATATCACTAAAACATGCATATCCTTGTCAAAGGCATAGTATTCAGCTGTTGTTAGAGCCAATCGAGGTAAAGTAATCCGTTCAACTACTGGGTCATCAGCTAAATTAATAAATAGCGTGGCTCGCTCAATCGCGCCAGTTTGTTTAAATTCATTTATAAAAAATTCAGCCTCCTCAAAAGTAATACCCATAGCGGCAAACACAACTGCAAATTGAGAATCAGCAGGCGAGTCATTGGTCATTAGGGATGAGTCATTAGAGACGCCGTCGTCGTCCGTCCGGTCATTCGTAGCATCTGTAGTTTTTGTAGATTCGGATGCATTTGTAGATTTGGATTTTATCACCTTTGCCTGTCTAGCAATCTGAGCTGCCAGTTCTGAATGGGGGAGTCCGGCCCCGGAAAAGATCGGCAATTTTTGCCCCCTAACCAAAGTGTTCAACCCATCAATCGTAGAAACCCCTGTCTGGATAAAATCATTAGGATAATCCCGGGCATAAGGGTTCAAAGGCGCGCCATTAATGTCCATTTTTTTTTCTGCTAAAATCGCTGGCTGGCCATCTTTTGGCCGTCCCGCTCCGTCAAAAACCCGGCCTAACATATCAGCGCTTACTCCAATTTCCATTGTTTTGCCCAAAAATTTTGCTTTGGCTGTTTTCACATTAATGCCTCGTGTTTCCTCAAACATCTGCACCACTGCTTGCTTGTCGCTTATTTCCAAAACCCGGCCTCGCCTGATGCTTCCGTCAGCCAGTTCAATATCAACTAACTCTTCGTATTTAACAGCTTCAATTCCTTCCACAATTAATAAAGGCCCAGCGATTTCCGTGATAGTTTTGTATTCTTTTAGCATAATTTGTCTATTAAAAGGTTAATTCATTTTTATAAATTTGGTATTGACAAAGAATAAGATATATATTATCCTTCCTTATTAAGTTAGTTAAAACGATCTTTAAAAATTATCCTTAATTAGTCAGTAAACAGGAGGATGAGAGCATGAAGAAGATTATTTTTCTACTGATTGTCTGTCTTTTTTTGGCAGGAGAGAATGTTAGGGCAGGTGTCTGGGATGCTACATTTCTGTTTGACACAACAACCATTAAAAAGAATTGGCAGGAAAAGTGGGATGAAGAAGAAAAGGATGTGTTTTATTGGTATCTTGGTCTACAAGCAACCGATACAATAACCACGATTAATCTCTTAACAAGACACAAGGGAAGGGCACGTGAATTAAATCCGATTTTCGGAAAAAATCCATCAGTAAAGAGAATCTTAATTCAGAAGTTGTTAGCTAATTGGTTGTTTTTTTCAATTTGGAATGATTGTTTTGAAAGAGATGAGAGAAAAGAATTTTTTCAAGTTGTCAACACTATTTGTACTCTT includes these proteins:
- a CDS encoding V-type ATP synthase subunit B; amino-acid sequence: MLKEYKTITEIAGPLLIVEGIEAVKYEELVDIELADGSIRRGRVLEISDKQAVVQMFEETRGINVKTAKAKFLGKTMEIGVSADMLGRVFDGAGRPKDGQPAILAEKKMDINGAPLNPYARDYPNDFIQTGVSTIDGLNTLVRGQKLPIFSGAGLPHSELAAQIARQAKVIKSKSTNASESTKTTDATNDRTDDDGVSNDSSLMTNDSPADSQFAVVFAAMGITFEEAEFFINEFKQTGAIERATLFINLADDPVVERITLPRLALTTAEYYAFDKDMHVLVILTDLTNYCEALREIGAARKEIPGRRGYPGYLYTDLSTIYERAGRVKGKKGSITQIPILTMPEDDKTHPIPDLTGYITEGQIMISRELDKQGIYPPVDVLPSLSRLKDKGIGEGKTREDHSGVLNQLFSAYAQGKEARELAVILGEAALSDTDKKYLKFANEFEDKFVRQGKNEDRTIEETLTIGWKLLSILPREELKRVKEEHIEKYLKTNQHE
- a CDS encoding V-type ATP synthase subunit D encodes the protein MKLNINPTRMELLKLKRRLKTAERGYKLLKDKRDGLMKEFMTIVRKVKECRARVEATLGQGFKSFVFASADMQPKMMNEALAVPSKKITLEATTKNVMSVNIPQFTYNEEGDPICYSLLSTPSDLDTSLGIFSEALADMVKLAEIEHSARLLAGEIEKTRRRVNALEYVFIPNIKETIKYIESKLAEQERGVLITLMKVKEKIME